Proteins encoded together in one Mycobacterium sp. MS1601 window:
- a CDS encoding nuclear transport factor 2 family protein: MTPHAEAELLAAVERSPQAAARHDRAGWLGLFTDDAVVEDPVGSAPHRGRDAIGRFFDTFIAPRDITFHPYADIVCGSTVIRDVTLEVGMGGGVTMNVPAILRYAVRDVEGELKISQLQAFWELPSMLWQFARRGVPAVPVALGLTRSLLSNQHLRGAAGFLAGLHRTARRHRGSVDALVAALTGGDQLAGRRILGAGARVTVGDDAALGLDALGVRLHGARVNSRITAGPTTAVSLRRADGPAVLLIDTDPWTLRLFC; encoded by the coding sequence GTGACACCCCACGCCGAGGCTGAGCTGCTGGCTGCGGTCGAGCGGTCGCCGCAGGCGGCGGCGCGTCACGACCGGGCAGGCTGGCTGGGACTCTTCACCGACGACGCCGTGGTGGAGGACCCGGTGGGCTCGGCGCCTCATCGCGGACGTGATGCCATCGGTCGGTTCTTCGACACGTTCATCGCGCCACGCGACATCACCTTCCATCCGTATGCCGACATCGTCTGCGGGTCGACGGTGATCCGCGACGTGACGCTGGAGGTCGGCATGGGTGGTGGTGTCACCATGAATGTTCCCGCCATCCTGCGCTACGCCGTCCGCGATGTCGAAGGGGAGCTGAAGATCAGTCAACTACAGGCATTTTGGGAGCTACCTTCGATGCTGTGGCAGTTCGCCCGCCGCGGTGTGCCCGCTGTGCCGGTGGCACTGGGACTGACCCGCTCGCTGCTGTCGAATCAGCATCTGCGTGGTGCGGCGGGATTCCTGGCCGGCCTGCACCGCACGGCTCGTCGGCACCGTGGCTCGGTCGATGCACTGGTGGCCGCGCTCACCGGCGGTGACCAGTTGGCAGGACGGCGGATACTCGGCGCGGGCGCGCGAGTCACCGTCGGCGACGACGCGGCGCTCGGACTCGACGCGCTCGGGGTCCGCCTGCACGGGGCCCGGGTGAACTCCCGGATCACAGCGGGGCCGACGACGGCGGTCTCGTTGCGCCGGGCCGACGGTCCCGCGGTGTTGCTGATCGACACCGATCCGTGGACGCTGCGGCTGTTCTGCTGA
- a CDS encoding isochorismatase family protein: MRALIIVDVQNDFCEGGSLAVDGGTAVAREISTLLAGAHPYDHVVATKDFHIDPGEHFSDTPDFQVSWPRHCVVDTPGADFHPELATGAVEAVFHKGQYEAAYSGFEGADAEGVALADWLRARGVDAVDVVGIATDYCVRATAADAAKAGLRTRVLLDLTAGVAPASTAEAVEDLRAIGVEIVGASA; the protein is encoded by the coding sequence ATGCGTGCGCTGATAATCGTCGACGTCCAGAACGACTTCTGCGAAGGCGGTTCGCTGGCCGTCGACGGCGGCACGGCCGTGGCGCGCGAGATCAGCACGCTTCTCGCCGGCGCCCATCCTTACGACCATGTGGTGGCCACCAAGGATTTTCACATCGACCCGGGCGAGCATTTCTCCGACACTCCCGACTTCCAGGTGTCCTGGCCACGGCACTGTGTGGTGGACACCCCCGGAGCCGACTTCCATCCCGAACTGGCCACCGGCGCCGTCGAAGCCGTCTTCCACAAGGGGCAGTACGAGGCCGCCTACAGCGGATTCGAGGGCGCCGATGCCGAGGGGGTCGCGCTGGCCGACTGGTTGCGCGCCCGCGGCGTGGATGCGGTGGACGTGGTGGGCATCGCCACCGACTACTGTGTGCGGGCCACCGCCGCGGACGCGGCGAAGGCCGGGTTGCGCACCAGGGTCCTGCTGGATCTCACCGCAGGTGTCGCCCCGGCGTCCACCGCCGAGGCAGTGGAGGATCTGCGGGCCATCGGCGTCGAGATTGTCGGCGCTTCGGCGTGA
- a CDS encoding class I SAM-dependent methyltransferase — protein sequence MLTVDFDRLGVGPGTKVIDVGAGAGRHSFEAYRRGADVIAFDQDKEELENVTTMFEAMAAAGEAPEGAVAEAVAGDALALPYADGTFDVVIASEILEHVPADEAAIAELVRVLKVGGKLAVTVPRWLPERLCWLLSDEYHANEGGHIRIYKADELRAKVESRGMRFTHTHHAHALHSPYWWIKCAVGVEKTKHPAVSAYHRLLVWDMMSAPALTRTAEAALNPLIGKSVALYFEK from the coding sequence ATGTTGACCGTCGACTTCGACAGACTGGGCGTCGGGCCCGGAACCAAGGTAATAGACGTCGGGGCGGGCGCGGGCAGGCACAGCTTCGAGGCCTACCGCCGTGGTGCCGACGTCATCGCGTTCGACCAGGACAAGGAAGAACTCGAGAACGTCACCACGATGTTCGAGGCCATGGCAGCCGCCGGCGAGGCGCCCGAGGGCGCAGTGGCCGAAGCGGTGGCCGGAGATGCGCTGGCGCTGCCTTATGCCGACGGCACCTTCGACGTGGTGATCGCCTCGGAGATCCTGGAACACGTGCCGGCCGACGAGGCAGCCATCGCCGAACTGGTGCGTGTGCTCAAGGTCGGCGGCAAGCTGGCCGTGACGGTGCCACGCTGGTTACCGGAACGGTTGTGTTGGTTGCTCTCCGACGAGTATCACGCCAACGAGGGCGGGCACATCCGCATCTACAAGGCCGACGAGCTGCGCGCCAAGGTCGAGTCGCGAGGCATGCGGTTCACCCATACCCATCACGCCCACGCGCTGCACTCCCCGTACTGGTGGATCAAATGTGCTGTGGGCGTGGAGAAGACGAAACACCCGGCGGTCAGCGCCTACCACCGGCTGCTGGTGTGGGACATGATGTCGGCGCCTGCCCTGACGCGCACCGCAGAAGCTGCGCTGAACCCGCTGATCGGCAAGAGCGTAGCGCTGTACTTCGAGAAGTGA
- a CDS encoding RDD family protein, translating to MTSGEYPNNPDPNYPPQPGAYPPPPPPQYGPPPGGAYPPPPQGNYPPPPQGNYPPPPPPQYGVPGGYPPPQFGPVGGVEPGGLGLRFAARLIDGVLVGIVVSILLLATGLWDGYLVPGIFSGVLVFAYFVGFEVTQGWTPAKKMLGLSVRGPGGAPKPDFKQSAIRNSFTLLSIIPFIGGLLAFIAYIVIAVTINNSPIKQGKHDELAGGTQVVKG from the coding sequence ATGACTTCGGGTGAATATCCCAACAATCCGGATCCCAACTACCCGCCTCAGCCGGGCGCCTACCCGCCGCCACCGCCACCGCAGTACGGCCCGCCGCCCGGCGGCGCCTATCCGCCCCCGCCGCAGGGCAACTACCCGCCCCCACCGCAGGGCAACTACCCACCTCCACCACCTCCGCAGTACGGGGTGCCCGGCGGTTACCCGCCGCCGCAGTTCGGTCCGGTGGGCGGGGTGGAGCCGGGCGGCCTCGGCCTTCGGTTCGCGGCGCGGCTGATCGACGGAGTCCTGGTCGGCATCGTGGTGTCGATCCTGCTGTTGGCCACCGGGCTCTGGGACGGCTACCTGGTTCCCGGGATCTTCTCCGGCGTGCTGGTATTCGCCTATTTTGTGGGCTTCGAGGTGACGCAGGGCTGGACTCCGGCCAAGAAGATGCTCGGTCTGTCGGTTCGCGGCCCCGGCGGCGCTCCGAAACCGGACTTCAAGCAGTCTGCGATCCGCAACTCGTTCACGCTGCTGTCGATCATCCCGTTCATCGGCGGCTTGCTCGCGTTCATCGCCTACATCGTGATCGCGGTGACCATCAACAACAGCCCCATCAAGCAGGGCAAGCACGACGAGCTTGCCGGCGGCACCCAGGTGGTCAAGGGCTAA
- a CDS encoding TetR family transcriptional regulator yields the protein MSDPVAREATRRRLTAKQADTVDRLGRCAMDVLSREGFAGLTIRLVAAEAGVGAATAYTYFSSKEHLVAEVFWRRLAGTPVPANDSPDRTARVVAVLRHIALLVADEPELAGAVTTALLGKDPDVEHLRLRIGVEINRRLSEALGADSDPSVVETLELMYAGALVRAGMGYASYQQIADLLEKSARLVLG from the coding sequence GTGTCCGATCCGGTAGCTCGGGAAGCCACCAGGCGTCGATTGACCGCCAAGCAAGCCGATACCGTGGACCGGTTGGGCAGATGCGCGATGGACGTGCTCAGCCGTGAGGGTTTTGCGGGTCTGACCATCCGGCTGGTGGCTGCGGAGGCCGGTGTCGGTGCCGCCACCGCCTACACCTACTTCTCCTCCAAAGAGCACCTGGTGGCCGAGGTTTTCTGGCGCCGGTTGGCCGGCACCCCGGTGCCGGCCAACGATTCACCGGACCGGACCGCCCGGGTGGTCGCGGTGCTGCGGCACATCGCGCTGCTGGTGGCCGACGAACCCGAGCTCGCCGGTGCGGTCACCACCGCGTTGCTGGGCAAGGATCCCGACGTCGAGCATCTGCGCCTGCGCATCGGCGTCGAGATCAACAGGCGGCTGTCGGAGGCGCTGGGCGCCGACAGCGATCCCTCGGTGGTCGAAACCCTGGAGCTGATGTATGCGGGTGCTCTGGTGCGCGCCGGCATGGGATATGCGTCCTATCAACAGATCGCCGACCTGCTGGAGAAATCGGCTCGCCTGGTGCTCGGCTGA
- a CDS encoding DoxX family protein, translated as MLLRRVARPLLSAAFIGQGIEALRSPKPAADAARPTLEGLQKLPEPVGPKVPRDAETFAKITAAVQIGGGVLLATGKVPRLASAALAATVIPANLGSHMFWSEVDPERKAQKRKDFLVDMSLLGGLIIAAADTAGKPSLGWRGRRAAHKVSDAVSSALPSGSTPALIDSELADKVGKNLQDGLHAGAERGRELAERSAPLIEAARERGAEWAEVALDRGSEWAQVARERSAELAEIARERGLELADVARDRGGDLAEVARDRGLELADVARDRGGELAHTALSQGEELSRRTRKARIKAEKQARKKVKDLSR; from the coding sequence ATGTTGCTTCGCCGAGTCGCCCGTCCCCTGCTGTCCGCCGCCTTCATCGGTCAAGGCATCGAAGCGCTGCGCAGTCCCAAACCCGCAGCAGACGCCGCCCGTCCCACCTTGGAGGGCCTGCAGAAACTCCCGGAACCGGTGGGCCCCAAGGTGCCTCGCGATGCCGAGACGTTCGCGAAGATCACCGCAGCCGTGCAGATCGGCGGCGGAGTCCTACTGGCCACCGGCAAGGTGCCCCGCCTGGCGTCGGCCGCGCTGGCTGCCACGGTCATCCCGGCCAACCTCGGCTCCCACATGTTCTGGTCCGAGGTCGATCCCGAGCGCAAGGCACAGAAGCGCAAAGACTTCCTCGTCGACATGAGCCTGCTGGGCGGCCTGATCATCGCCGCCGCCGACACCGCCGGCAAACCGTCCCTGGGATGGCGCGGTCGCCGGGCGGCCCACAAGGTCAGCGACGCCGTCTCCTCGGCACTACCCAGCGGCTCAACTCCGGCGCTGATCGACAGTGAACTCGCCGACAAGGTGGGCAAGAACCTGCAGGACGGGCTGCACGCCGGTGCCGAGCGGGGGCGCGAACTCGCCGAGCGGAGTGCGCCGCTGATCGAGGCCGCCCGCGAGCGCGGGGCCGAATGGGCGGAAGTGGCGCTGGATCGCGGCTCCGAGTGGGCGCAGGTGGCTCGCGAGCGTAGCGCCGAGCTGGCTGAGATCGCCAGGGAACGCGGTCTGGAACTGGCCGACGTGGCCCGTGACCGCGGCGGCGACCTTGCCGAAGTGGCCCGCGACCGGGGCCTGGAACTGGCCGACGTGGCGCGTGACCGCGGCGGCGAGTTGGCCCATACCGCGCTGAGCCAGGGCGAGGAGCTGTCCCGGCGGACGCGGAAAGCGCGGATCAAGGCCGAGAAGCAGGCACGTAAGAAGGTGAAGGACTTGAGTCGCTGA
- a CDS encoding aminotransferase, which yields MSTFDFFQATELPVPDLDSTDAMAIARTHFGVDAGVTVLGSQQDANFLLRRGTEPVGVLKVANPAFTLVEIEAQDAAAQYIADREPAVRTARNVGPATGPIADVGTDGSLYARIIDFLAGGTLGGDRYVSPQRWAALGTLAGRVVRALADFDHPGVDRVLQWDLRHADRTVTLLAPYVQDSRMRARIESEAQAAWQVVTALADQLPVQVIHGDLTDDNVVCSPETRLPDGIIDLGDLTRSWAVGELAIAASAVLRHADGEPAAALPLIAAFHRQRPLAAAEIEVLWPLVILRAATLVVSGHQQVAIDRENNYAASALADEWNIFQRSLSVPATVVTRLIGAALGVEAPAPSQDWGRLIDGAAAHVLDLSTLSDDLDAGRWLDSDIEDRLATETGAALVATTHGQPRLTRSVLRSSESPASVPTGIDVWVSAPTKLLAPWPGRIAVEADELRLAGPGVTLRIRGDITSTATMIGRGDELAVAGPGRLWIQVTGENCCPVPAFVRPEYAPGWLALTHDPGVLVGMPAHVEGEDSAGLLVRRGRSFAAVQEQYYSNPPRIERGWREHLQDTEGRSYLDMVNNVTSIGHGHPELADAVARQWRKLNTNSRFNYAAVVEFSERLAATLPDPLDTVFLVNSGSEAVDLALRLAFTTTGRQDVVAVAEAYHGWTYATDAVSTSTADNPNALTTRPDWVHTVPSPNSFRGRHRGGDAVRYAPEAVAVIEGLAAEGRPPAAFIAEPFYGNAGGVALPDGYLDAVYTAVRAAGGLAIADEVQVGYGRLGSWFWGFQQQKVLPDIVTVAKAMGNGQPLGAVITTKAIADAYRNEGYFFSSAGGSPVSSVVGLTVLDVIQRDGLQHNAAAVGEHLRSRLTELATRHPLIGAVHGSGLYMGVELVRDRTTLEPAVTETAAICERMRELGVIVQPTGDHMCVLKMKPPMCLTRESADFFVDVLDRVLHTGW from the coding sequence GTGAGCACCTTCGATTTCTTCCAGGCGACCGAACTCCCGGTACCGGATCTCGACAGCACCGACGCCATGGCGATCGCGCGGACCCATTTCGGCGTCGACGCCGGCGTCACCGTGTTGGGCAGCCAGCAGGACGCCAACTTCCTGCTGCGCCGTGGCACCGAACCGGTGGGTGTGCTCAAGGTCGCCAACCCCGCCTTCACCCTGGTGGAGATCGAGGCGCAGGACGCCGCGGCGCAGTACATCGCCGACCGCGAGCCCGCCGTGCGCACCGCGCGCAACGTCGGCCCGGCGACGGGCCCCATCGCCGATGTCGGCACGGACGGCAGCCTCTACGCCCGGATCATCGACTTCCTTGCCGGCGGCACCCTCGGCGGCGACCGCTACGTGTCACCGCAGCGGTGGGCCGCGTTGGGCACCCTCGCCGGCCGCGTGGTGCGTGCGCTGGCCGATTTCGACCACCCCGGAGTGGACCGGGTGTTGCAGTGGGATCTGCGGCATGCGGACCGCACGGTGACGTTGCTGGCTCCCTACGTCCAGGACTCCCGGATGCGGGCACGGATCGAGAGCGAGGCCCAGGCGGCGTGGCAGGTGGTGACCGCGCTGGCTGACCAGCTGCCCGTGCAGGTCATCCACGGCGACCTGACCGATGACAACGTGGTGTGCTCCCCCGAAACCCGATTACCGGACGGGATCATCGATCTGGGCGACCTGACCAGATCCTGGGCCGTGGGCGAGCTCGCCATCGCCGCCTCGGCCGTGCTACGGCACGCCGACGGCGAACCCGCCGCTGCGCTACCGCTGATCGCGGCCTTCCACCGGCAACGACCGCTTGCCGCCGCCGAGATCGAAGTGCTGTGGCCCCTGGTGATCCTTCGGGCGGCGACGCTGGTGGTCAGCGGCCACCAACAGGTCGCCATCGATCGGGAGAACAACTACGCCGCAAGCGCTCTGGCCGACGAGTGGAACATCTTCCAGCGGTCGTTGTCGGTACCGGCGACGGTGGTGACCCGGCTGATAGGTGCTGCGCTGGGCGTCGAGGCCCCCGCACCCTCGCAGGACTGGGGCCGGCTGATCGACGGCGCCGCGGCGCACGTGCTGGATCTGTCGACGTTGTCCGACGATCTGGACGCCGGGCGTTGGCTGGACAGCGACATCGAAGACAGACTGGCAACCGAGACCGGCGCGGCGCTGGTCGCCACCACCCATGGTCAGCCGCGGCTGACCAGATCCGTGTTGCGCAGCAGTGAGTCACCGGCCAGTGTCCCCACCGGTATCGATGTGTGGGTCAGCGCGCCGACGAAGCTGCTCGCACCCTGGCCCGGCAGGATTGCCGTAGAGGCCGACGAGCTGCGCCTGGCCGGGCCCGGCGTGACGCTGCGAATACGCGGCGACATCACGTCCACCGCAACCATGATCGGCCGAGGTGACGAGCTGGCGGTGGCCGGCCCCGGCCGGTTGTGGATCCAGGTGACCGGCGAGAATTGCTGTCCCGTACCAGCTTTCGTGCGTCCCGAGTATGCGCCGGGATGGTTGGCACTGACTCACGATCCGGGCGTTCTGGTCGGAATGCCTGCGCACGTCGAGGGTGAGGACAGTGCCGGGCTGCTGGTCAGGCGCGGGCGGTCGTTCGCCGCGGTGCAAGAGCAGTACTACAGCAACCCGCCGCGTATCGAGCGCGGCTGGCGTGAACACCTGCAGGACACCGAGGGCCGCAGCTACCTCGACATGGTGAACAACGTGACCAGCATTGGCCACGGACATCCCGAACTGGCGGACGCTGTTGCCCGCCAATGGCGCAAGCTCAACACCAACTCCCGGTTCAATTACGCTGCGGTGGTCGAGTTCTCCGAACGGCTGGCGGCCACTTTGCCCGACCCCCTGGACACGGTGTTCCTGGTGAATTCCGGCTCGGAGGCCGTGGACCTGGCCCTGCGCTTGGCATTCACCACCACGGGCCGACAGGACGTGGTGGCCGTGGCCGAGGCCTATCACGGCTGGACCTATGCCACCGACGCCGTCTCGACCTCCACGGCAGACAATCCCAATGCGCTGACCACCCGCCCGGACTGGGTACATACAGTGCCGTCTCCCAACAGCTTTCGCGGCAGGCACCGGGGTGGCGACGCCGTACGCTATGCCCCCGAGGCGGTGGCGGTGATCGAGGGCCTGGCAGCCGAGGGCCGCCCGCCCGCAGCGTTCATCGCCGAACCGTTCTACGGCAACGCCGGTGGGGTGGCGCTGCCCGACGGGTATCTCGACGCGGTGTACACCGCGGTGCGCGCCGCGGGCGGCTTGGCGATCGCCGATGAGGTGCAAGTGGGCTACGGCAGGCTCGGCAGCTGGTTCTGGGGCTTCCAGCAGCAGAAGGTGCTGCCCGACATCGTCACCGTCGCCAAGGCCATGGGCAACGGCCAGCCGCTGGGCGCCGTGATCACCACCAAGGCGATCGCCGATGCGTACCGCAACGAGGGGTACTTCTTCTCCTCGGCAGGCGGCAGCCCGGTGTCCAGCGTTGTGGGGCTCACGGTGCTCGACGTGATCCAGCGCGACGGTTTGCAACACAACGCCGCCGCCGTGGGTGAGCATCTGCGTAGCCGGCTCACCGAGCTGGCCACCCGGCATCCGCTGATCGGCGCCGTCCACGGCAGCGGGCTCTACATGGGAGTGGAACTGGTGCGCGACCGCACCACCCTCGAGCCGGCGGTCACCGAGACCGCGGCAATCTGCGAGCGGATGCGCGAGCTGGGGGTTATCGTCCAACCCACCGGCGACCACATGTGCGTGTTGAAGATGAAACCGCCGATGTGCCTGACCAGGGAGTCGGCCGACTTCTTTGTCGACGTGTTGGACCGCGTATTGCATACCGGGTGGTGA
- a CDS encoding prenyltransferase has protein sequence MRRSEVPEVTGILSASQCVETAQSIARAQEPSGAIPWSPLAHTDPWDHVECAMALTTAGLLEPARAAFEWCRREQRTDGSWPLQFRAGVIEDANSDSNFCAYIATGVWHHMLVTGDDAFAQRMWPTVRDAIDFVITLQLDGGEICWAQGPTGPIREALVTGNASIYQSIRCALALANYIGEPQPEWEVACGVLGHAIVAHPGSFTEKPHHSMDWYYPILGGALRGHGADERIAERWSDFVVDGLGVRCVDDRPWVTGAETCELVLALDAMGETDRALEQFENMQHLRERDGSYWTGLVYADGKRWPVERTTWTGAAVILAADALSRTTPGSGIFRAEELPRGLEADFGCECVVSER, from the coding sequence TTGCGGCGCAGTGAGGTTCCCGAGGTAACCGGCATCCTGTCGGCGAGCCAATGCGTGGAGACCGCGCAATCCATCGCGCGGGCTCAGGAACCGTCCGGCGCCATTCCGTGGTCGCCACTGGCACACACCGATCCGTGGGATCACGTGGAATGCGCCATGGCCCTGACCACCGCGGGCCTGCTGGAACCCGCACGGGCGGCCTTCGAATGGTGCCGGCGCGAACAGCGCACCGACGGGTCGTGGCCGCTGCAGTTCCGGGCCGGGGTCATCGAGGACGCCAACAGCGACAGCAACTTCTGCGCCTACATCGCCACCGGCGTGTGGCACCACATGCTGGTCACCGGCGATGACGCCTTCGCCCAGAGGATGTGGCCGACGGTGCGCGACGCCATCGACTTCGTGATCACGTTGCAGCTCGACGGCGGCGAGATCTGTTGGGCGCAGGGACCCACCGGGCCCATCAGGGAAGCCCTGGTGACGGGGAACGCGAGCATCTACCAGAGCATCCGGTGCGCGCTGGCGCTGGCCAACTACATCGGCGAGCCGCAACCGGAGTGGGAGGTGGCCTGCGGGGTCCTGGGGCACGCGATCGTCGCACATCCCGGATCGTTCACCGAGAAGCCGCACCACTCGATGGACTGGTACTACCCCATATTGGGCGGCGCGCTGCGCGGTCACGGCGCCGACGAGCGCATCGCCGAGCGGTGGTCGGACTTCGTGGTCGACGGCCTCGGTGTCCGGTGTGTGGACGACCGACCGTGGGTGACGGGTGCGGAAACCTGTGAACTGGTGCTGGCCTTGGATGCCATGGGCGAAACCGACCGTGCCCTCGAGCAATTCGAGAACATGCAACATCTGCGTGAACGCGACGGCTCCTACTGGACGGGGTTGGTGTACGCCGATGGAAAGCGGTGGCCGGTGGAGCGCACCACCTGGACCGGGGCCGCTGTGATCTTGGCCGCCGATGCGCTCTCGCGAACCACACCGGGCAGCGGCATCTTCCGGGCCGAAGAACTACCCCGCGGCCTGGAAGCCGACTTCGGTTGCGAATGCGTGGTCAGCGAGCGCTGA
- a CDS encoding class I SAM-dependent methyltransferase has product MADTDTTPEAQRAQQTDRLFALADRVTGFMPADEGRALFDAASSYLAGGVGVEIGTYCGKSTVLLGAAALNTDSVVYTIDHHHGSEEHQPGWEYHDTTMVDTHTGLFDTLPTFRHTLDEMALPDNVIAVVGKSPVVARHWRTPLNLLFIDGGHTEEAAQRDFEGWAPWVQTGGALLIHDVFPDPRDGGQAPYLIYRRALDSGEFTEVSACASLRVLERTLSAR; this is encoded by the coding sequence ATGGCCGATACCGACACCACACCCGAGGCGCAGCGTGCCCAGCAAACCGATCGCCTATTCGCTCTCGCGGATCGGGTGACGGGTTTCATGCCCGCCGACGAGGGGCGCGCGCTCTTCGACGCGGCGTCGTCATATCTGGCCGGCGGGGTCGGGGTGGAGATCGGCACCTACTGTGGAAAATCCACCGTGCTGCTCGGCGCCGCCGCGCTGAACACCGACAGCGTGGTGTATACCATCGACCACCACCACGGCTCCGAGGAACATCAACCGGGGTGGGAGTATCACGACACCACCATGGTCGACACGCACACCGGGCTGTTCGACACCCTGCCGACGTTCCGCCACACTCTCGACGAGATGGCGTTGCCGGACAACGTGATTGCAGTGGTGGGCAAATCGCCGGTGGTGGCTCGGCATTGGCGGACCCCGCTGAACCTGCTGTTCATCGACGGGGGCCACACCGAGGAGGCGGCACAGCGTGACTTCGAGGGCTGGGCACCCTGGGTGCAGACCGGCGGTGCGCTGTTGATCCACGACGTGTTTCCCGATCCCCGCGACGGCGGTCAGGCGCCGTACCTGATCTATCGGCGGGCACTCGACAGCGGCGAATTCACCGAGGTGTCGGCATGCGCGTCGCTGCGGGTGCTCGAGCGCACGCTCAGCGCTCGCTGA
- a CDS encoding glycosyltransferase family 4 protein gives MRIALLSYRSKTHCGGQGVYVRHLSRGLADLGHHVEVFSGQPYPDGLDPRVRLCKVPSLDLYREPDPFRVPRPSEIRDTIDLLELGTMWTAGFPEPRTFGLRVAKLLAERRAEFDVVHDNQSLGTGLRRIAASGMPVVATVHHPITRDRVLDLAVAKWWRKPLVRRWYGFAEMQKKVARSIPDLLTVSTTSATDIAADFGVSPDQLHVVPLGVDTAVFAPSAAPRVRGRIIAIASADVPLKGVANLLQAVAKLRTEREVELQLVARLESNGPTEKLIAELGISDIVHISSGLSDAELAALLASAEIACIPSLYEGFSLPAVEAMASGTPIVASRAGALPEVLGTGGDAAVLVPPGNVEELTKSLGELLDSPNELQRMGLAGRRRAVDIYSWESVAAQTVTVYQRAIDRMRTC, from the coding sequence ATGCGCATCGCCCTGCTGTCCTACCGCAGCAAGACCCACTGTGGCGGCCAGGGTGTTTACGTCCGACATCTGAGCCGAGGCCTGGCCGATCTGGGACACCACGTGGAGGTGTTCTCGGGGCAGCCCTATCCCGACGGCCTCGATCCCAGGGTGCGGCTGTGCAAGGTCCCCAGCCTGGATCTCTACCGGGAACCTGACCCGTTCCGGGTGCCGAGACCCAGCGAGATCCGCGACACGATCGACCTGCTGGAGCTGGGCACCATGTGGACCGCCGGCTTCCCCGAACCCCGAACGTTCGGCCTGCGGGTGGCCAAGCTGCTTGCCGAGCGGCGCGCCGAATTCGACGTCGTACACGACAACCAGAGCCTGGGCACCGGACTGCGCCGCATCGCCGCGTCGGGCATGCCCGTCGTGGCCACCGTGCACCACCCCATCACCCGCGACCGGGTGCTCGATCTGGCGGTCGCCAAGTGGTGGCGCAAGCCGCTGGTGCGCCGCTGGTACGGCTTTGCGGAGATGCAGAAGAAGGTGGCCAGGTCCATTCCGGACCTGCTGACCGTGTCCACCACCTCGGCCACCGACATCGCGGCGGACTTCGGGGTCAGCCCCGATCAGCTGCACGTGGTGCCGCTGGGTGTGGACACCGCGGTGTTCGCCCCCTCCGCTGCCCCGCGGGTGCGTGGTCGCATCATTGCCATCGCCAGCGCCGATGTGCCGCTCAAGGGCGTGGCCAATCTGCTGCAGGCCGTGGCCAAGCTGCGCACCGAGCGTGAGGTCGAGCTGCAGCTGGTGGCCAGGCTGGAGAGCAACGGTCCCACCGAAAAGCTGATCGCCGAGCTCGGCATCTCCGACATCGTGCACATCTCCAGCGGCCTGTCCGACGCCGAATTGGCCGCATTGCTGGCATCAGCCGAAATCGCCTGTATCCCTTCGCTGTACGAAGGCTTCTCGCTGCCGGCGGTGGAGGCCATGGCCAGTGGCACCCCGATCGTCGCCAGCCGGGCCGGTGCCCTGCCCGAGGTGCTGGGCACTGGTGGTGACGCAGCCGTACTGGTGCCGCCCGGCAATGTCGAGGAACTCACCAAGAGCCTGGGCGAACTGCTGGACTCCCCCAACGAACTACAACGCATGGGTTTGGCGGGCCGCCGGCGCGCAGTGGACATCTACAGCTGGGAATCCGTTGCCGCACAGACGGTCACGGTGTATCAGCGGGCTATCGATCGGATGCGGACATGTTGA
- a CDS encoding DUF6328 family protein: protein MSAAAERDETETEKLDRNWASLLQELRVAQTGVQLLTGLLLTLPFHDRFADLDTALRLVYLVTVGCSIISTVLLASPVAMHRVLFRQHRLDQLVSAAHKTTYAGMMFLGFSLVGVVVLVFGAVAGDLAGVIAGTVAFGAFILFWVVLPLRMRRTWRS, encoded by the coding sequence GTGAGCGCCGCCGCTGAGCGTGACGAGACCGAGACCGAGAAGCTGGACCGCAACTGGGCGAGCCTGCTGCAGGAACTTCGAGTGGCCCAGACCGGCGTGCAACTGCTCACCGGTCTGTTGTTGACGCTGCCTTTCCACGACCGGTTCGCCGATCTCGACACCGCGCTGCGGCTCGTTTACCTGGTCACCGTCGGCTGCTCGATCATCAGTACGGTGCTGCTGGCCAGTCCGGTGGCCATGCACCGGGTGTTGTTCCGTCAGCACCGACTGGACCAGCTGGTGTCCGCCGCGCACAAGACCACCTATGCGGGGATGATGTTCCTCGGCTTTTCGCTGGTCGGGGTGGTGGTGTTGGTTTTCGGGGCCGTCGCCGGCGACCTTGCCGGAGTCATCGCCGGCACCGTGGCGTTCGGTGCATTCATTCTCTTCTGGGTGGTGTTGCCGTTGCGGATGCGCCGTACCTGGAGGTCGTGA